In Paenibacillus xylanilyticus, the genomic window TCCAGGAGAGGGGAATACCGATGCTTCAAGTGAAATATGACAGGGAAGAGATTTTAAAGGTCATCGATAACGTCACCCAAAAAACACTATCCATGGATTTGACATGGGACTGGCCTTGCGGTGTAGCCTATTACGGTGTAACCAGAGCCTACCAGACGACAGGCAACAAGGAGATTCTGGACAGGCTGGTCCAGTGGGCGGATGAATATATTGAGCTGGGCCTGCCGAGCTGGACGGTAAACACCTGTGCCATGGGCCATATGCTGATTACGTTGTATGAAGAGACAGGGGACCAGAAATATTGGGATATTGCACTGAGCAAAGTGGATTATCTCCAGAATCATGCACTCCGCTTCGGAGACAACGTGCTGCAGCATACCGTATCCGTTGCCAATGACTTTCCGGAACAGGCATGGGCGGATACCTTGTTTATGGCTGCATTTTTCCTGCTGCGTGTAGGCAGCAAGTTGAAGGATGAAGCCATGATTCAGGATGCCCTGAATCAGTACTACTGGCATATCAAATACCTTCAAGATCCAAGCACGGGCTTCTGGTATCACGGGTATAACAATGTCAATAAAGACCATATGTCCGGATTTTACTGGGGAAGAGCGAATGCCTGGGGTGCCTACACAATGTCACAGGTGAAACCTCAATTGAAGGACTGGTATTTGTATCCGCAGTGTATGGACGTCGAGTGCTCGCTCCGGGACCAACTGGCAGCATTGAAGCTGGTTCAGACGGACAACGGCTTGTGGAGAACGGTGCTGGATGATGAAGAGTCTTATGAAGAAGTATCAGCGTCTTGCGGTATTGCGGCAGCCATGATCAATAACGGCAATCCGCTGCATACCAAGTATGTGCAGAAGGCATTGGACGGTGTACTGAAAAATATCACTGAAGATGGACGTGTACTGGGCGTATCTGGCGGCACAGCTGTCATGAAGGATCGGGAAGGGTACCGCAAGATCCCCAAAGACTGGATTCAAGGCTGGGGTCAGGGCCTGGCACTCGCTTTTCTGTCCGACATGTTGAGATAGGAGGAGATCCAATTGTCCAAAAAAACAACGGGAGCCTTCACCCTGCCTGGAGAATCGGGTTATGAGGCGCTGACACTGGAGCTCGCTGAACGGTGGGGTGCGGATGTCATTCGTGACAGTGACGGGACGAAATTGTCGGATGAGATTATTAACGCCGGATACGGCATTTATTCGACGATCTGTATCATCCGGGATCATAATGAGTGGGCATCCCGCAATACGGATAAGCTGCAGCAATGTTTTCTCATAACGAACCCCAAGGTGGCCGTGCAGGATTACCTGTCCATCTATTTGATGGAGGATTTCTTCGCTGAACAGTTCAAGGTGAACGATTCCCGGGAAGCGTTCAAGTATTGGCAGGTCTATGACCGGACCACGGGGGAAGAGGTGCCGAGAGAACAGTGGAATTATGAGCGGGAGTCAGGGAATGTAGTCATTACCGGCATCATTCCGTGGCATAAATACACCGTCAGCTTCATGGTTTACCGGATATGGGAAGAGATTTCGATGTACAATCACACGACGAATGACTGGGACAAAGAGCATCTAATGCAGATCGATCCCATCTATCCGGAGACCCAAGCATACCTGCTGAATTGGATGGAAAACTGGTGTCAGGAGCACAAGGAAACAACCGTTGTTCGGTTTACGTCCCTGTTCTATAATTTCGCCTGGATCTGGGGCAGCAGTGAGCGAAACCGCCATCTGTTCTCGGACTGGGGTTCATATGATTTTACGGTAAGTTCAAGAGCGCTTGATCTGTTTGCCAAAAAGGCTGGCTATTCCCTCACGGCTGAGGATTTCGTAAATGGCGGTAAATACCGGGTCAGTCATATGCCTGCGAATCAGCGCAAACTGGATTGGATGGCGTTCATCAATGATTTTGTGATTGAATTCGGTAAAAAGCTGATTGATATTGTACACAAGCATGACAAGCTGGCCTACGTTTTCTACGATGATAGCTGGGTCGGCATGGAGCCTTACCATGACCGCTTCGAAGAATTTGGATTCGACGGCATGATCAAATGTGTTTTCTCCGGGTATGAGGCAAGAATGTGTTCGGGTATCAACGTGGATACGCATGAAATCCGGCTGCATCCCTACCTGTTTCCGGTTGGTTTAGGCGGACTTCCTACCTTCAAGAAGGGCGGCGACCCAACACTGGATGCCAAGAAGTATTGGATAAATATTCGTCGTGCTCTGCTCAGAGAACCGATCGATCGAATCGGACTGGGCGGGTATCTGCATCTGGTGGAGCCTTATCCGGATTTTGTGGAATACATCGAGAAGATTGCCAATGAGTTCAGGGAAATGAAGGAGCTGCATCAGGCTGGCAAGCCTTATCAGATCCAGACCAAGGTAGCCGTGCTGCATAGCTGGGGCAAACTGAGATCATGGACCTTGTCCGGGCATTTCCATGAAACGTACATGCATGATCTCATCCATGTCAATGAAGCATTGTCGGGATTACCGGTTGAGGTGCGGTTCATCGATTTTGAAGACATCCGTCAGGGCGTACTGCAAGAATGCGATGTCGTGATCAATGCTGGCTCTGCGGGTTCCGCATGGAGCGGTGGGGAGCACTGGAATGACCATACATGTGTGGACCTACTGACGAAGTGGGTGTACGAAGGTGGTACGTTTATCGGCATCAATCAGCCCTCGGCGATCGAGGGATACGACAGCTTTTTCCGAATGGCACATATTCTTGGCGTGGATGAAGATACAGGGGCAAGAGTCGTTCATGGAAAATGGTCATATGAGGTACGAGATGAACATGGTTTGGTACCAGATGAAGCCAGCATAATAACGCCGAAGAAAGGCATTTATCTTACGGATGGCACAGCTGAGGTGCTGCATGAAACGGATGGTCATATTACCTTGTCTACCCATGCATTCGGCAAAGGAAAAGGGATCTATCTCTCCGCATTCGCATTCAACTGGGAGAATACCAGATTGCTGTTGAATCTGATTCGTTATGCAGGCGAGGAATACGAGGAAACGAAGTATATCCCGGATAACCTGTACACCGAGTGTGCGTATTATCCGGAAAGTAACATATTGGTTGTGATCAACAATAGTGACCAGGTTCAGACAACAACGATTGATACAGAGTTTGGAAAACAAACGCTTCAACTGGCTCCGTATGATACGGTTATTACCCAGATTGGTGCAACTAACTCCGTATCCTCATAGGATATCTTCTTCATAAAAGGTAGCCTTCATAGACCGTTCCCTCGATCAGGGAGCGGTCTATTTGGGCAAAAAAGGAATTCTGCGGATGAATATTTTATAATGTAAATTATACAAGCAAGTAAACCGGATATCTTGCTCAAGACTTAGGATCATGGGGGTGTAATCAATGATTCGTATGGCTGTCGGTGCGGTCATTCAAAAGGATGATGAATTCCTGTTAGTTCATAAGGTAAAGGGAGCACAGGGGAAAATCAAAGGAACGTGGGATTTCCCAAAAGGCGGGGTAGAGCCGCAGGACGAGAGCATAGAGGCGGCACTGCTCAGGGAATTAGAAGAGGAAACCGGATCAACAAAATATACAATTACCAAACCGTTCAAGGACAAAATTGCCTTTAGATTCGACCCCATAACGCAGGAGAAATTGGGATTTCAAGGCCAGGAGACGACGATGTATCTGGTCGAATATGCTGGAGACGGGACGGACCTGAAACCTCAGGATGATGAGATCGATGATATTCGATGGTTCCCTATAGACCATGTCGCTCCACTGTTATTTCCGGAGGCCCGTATGTTCTTTAAAAGCTACGTTTTGGTGAGAGGAGAAGATTGACTTGATTGCAGATTTCAAAGTGTTGGCCGAGTTTCTCCAAGGTCATCATGAAGAGGCAAGTTCCAAGACAGAAGAAGACATTCGGGAACAGGAGCGGCGCCTCGGCAAGCCGTTACCAGCCGCTCTGCGTGAATACTATAAGAGGTTTGGACGGTGCCAATATATTACGCAGCACTGCAATAATCAGTATGAGCCGATGCTTCTGGAGGATATCTTTGTACCGGATTCGGATTTCTTTACAACGGACAAGGCGTTTTTGGTCTTTTATCAATGCGAAGAATCGGTGATTTATTGCGGCATACGTTTCAGTGATCTGACGAAGGAAGACCCGCCGGTGTATCTATGTGCGTGGAACCATCCGGATTGGTCGCTCGAGAATGAATCACTCACCAATTTTCTTGTAAGCAAAGCATTCATTCAGATGGGGGTGGAGGACAGGCTGCCTTATTGGGTTATTTTTGATGAGAACATGTGGGGGTTATCGGATTACCGATCCTATTGGGGATTAAGCGACGGGGCATATGAAATTCCAGAGACGTCCTCTCTTCAGGCTTGGCGGATATTTTGTAGGGAGGATGTCATTTGCCTGTTCGAAATGGCTGTTGGTGAAAGCGAGGATGATATATTAGCTGTATATCTGGCTTCTTTTGACCGGGAGCGTATAGCGAGCCTGCTGAATCGTACAACGCAGGACAGGCAGCTGCCCGACTATAGAACCAATCTTGGTTCATAGCTTCAGAATCAGATGGATTGACCTAACTTCCCAATCGCTTTTCCGTGCTGGATAAGAATTTGTCGAGAGCTTCATACCGTTTCATGATGAATTTTTTCTAGCTTGTGATATAGCTCTCGAGTACGGAGGGTCATGCCATGGATTGTACTGACGACACCATTCCAATATACGACTCATAAGTGGACAACATTATCTATGTTATAAAAAGCCGCATTAATTGGATTCAGCGTATGACTAAGCGACTGTTTAGTGCTTAATGATGTCGATGATTTTGCGCTGAGCATCCTTGGCTTCCGGGATGGGATACAGGACAAAAACATGATTCATTTTGGGATAAACAAAGGTATGATGGTCAATGGCTTGGTCAGTAAGCATCTTGTCGAGCTTCATGATGTCGGGGAACAGCCCTTCATGTGTTCCGACAAACATGGTAATTTGCCCGAGCCCTTCGAAATCTCCGTAAAGCGGACTTATTAGTGGATCATCCAGCGATTTGTCAGCTGCCCATATCCGCCGGATTACATCATATCCTTCTACAGCGAGCATGGGGTCTCTCGACTCATAATCAAATATGACCGGG contains:
- a CDS encoding NUDIX hydrolase — encoded protein: MIRMAVGAVIQKDDEFLLVHKVKGAQGKIKGTWDFPKGGVEPQDESIEAALLRELEEETGSTKYTITKPFKDKIAFRFDPITQEKLGFQGQETTMYLVEYAGDGTDLKPQDDEIDDIRWFPIDHVAPLLFPEARMFFKSYVLVRGED
- a CDS encoding glycoside hydrolase family 88/105 protein — translated: MLQVKYDREEILKVIDNVTQKTLSMDLTWDWPCGVAYYGVTRAYQTTGNKEILDRLVQWADEYIELGLPSWTVNTCAMGHMLITLYEETGDQKYWDIALSKVDYLQNHALRFGDNVLQHTVSVANDFPEQAWADTLFMAAFFLLRVGSKLKDEAMIQDALNQYYWHIKYLQDPSTGFWYHGYNNVNKDHMSGFYWGRANAWGAYTMSQVKPQLKDWYLYPQCMDVECSLRDQLAALKLVQTDNGLWRTVLDDEESYEEVSASCGIAAAMINNGNPLHTKYVQKALDGVLKNITEDGRVLGVSGGTAVMKDREGYRKIPKDWIQGWGQGLALAFLSDMLR
- a CDS encoding SMI1/KNR4 family protein gives rise to the protein MIADFKVLAEFLQGHHEEASSKTEEDIREQERRLGKPLPAALREYYKRFGRCQYITQHCNNQYEPMLLEDIFVPDSDFFTTDKAFLVFYQCEESVIYCGIRFSDLTKEDPPVYLCAWNHPDWSLENESLTNFLVSKAFIQMGVEDRLPYWVIFDENMWGLSDYRSYWGLSDGAYEIPETSSLQAWRIFCREDVICLFEMAVGESEDDILAVYLASFDRERIASLLNRTTQDRQLPDYRTNLGS
- the gnpA gene encoding 1,3-beta-galactosyl-N-acetylhexosamine phosphorylase, with protein sequence MSKKTTGAFTLPGESGYEALTLELAERWGADVIRDSDGTKLSDEIINAGYGIYSTICIIRDHNEWASRNTDKLQQCFLITNPKVAVQDYLSIYLMEDFFAEQFKVNDSREAFKYWQVYDRTTGEEVPREQWNYERESGNVVITGIIPWHKYTVSFMVYRIWEEISMYNHTTNDWDKEHLMQIDPIYPETQAYLLNWMENWCQEHKETTVVRFTSLFYNFAWIWGSSERNRHLFSDWGSYDFTVSSRALDLFAKKAGYSLTAEDFVNGGKYRVSHMPANQRKLDWMAFINDFVIEFGKKLIDIVHKHDKLAYVFYDDSWVGMEPYHDRFEEFGFDGMIKCVFSGYEARMCSGINVDTHEIRLHPYLFPVGLGGLPTFKKGGDPTLDAKKYWINIRRALLREPIDRIGLGGYLHLVEPYPDFVEYIEKIANEFREMKELHQAGKPYQIQTKVAVLHSWGKLRSWTLSGHFHETYMHDLIHVNEALSGLPVEVRFIDFEDIRQGVLQECDVVINAGSAGSAWSGGEHWNDHTCVDLLTKWVYEGGTFIGINQPSAIEGYDSFFRMAHILGVDEDTGARVVHGKWSYEVRDEHGLVPDEASIITPKKGIYLTDGTAEVLHETDGHITLSTHAFGKGKGIYLSAFAFNWENTRLLLNLIRYAGEEYEETKYIPDNLYTECAYYPESNILVVINNSDQVQTTTIDTEFGKQTLQLAPYDTVITQIGATNSVSS